A stretch of the Dioscorea cayenensis subsp. rotundata cultivar TDr96_F1 chromosome 4, TDr96_F1_v2_PseudoChromosome.rev07_lg8_w22 25.fasta, whole genome shotgun sequence genome encodes the following:
- the LOC120259305 gene encoding protein trichome birefringence-like 26, with product MGDEIVVGDHQPLHSKEGRSTISLIFFKFISAIFLAAAICYLFVSNFDAWTVDAEKFSMSPGKQDALNIGPLNKESTVKKLQLKKETCDLWTGEWIPNSEGPGYTHETCNQIPPYVNCVNNGRPDTGYLHWGWKPNACDLPPIDPLKFLNAMRNKSFAFIGSSICHNQVFSLICQLSEEEMAHDIYHDSTYNTRTWYYPSHNLTLYVIWAPYLIHYETIDNHGDASQINLHLHLDILDTKWTSEYGKYDYVVISIGPHFYKSSIIYENNQVIGCHYCPHLNLKKFTINELYSKALQFSLKFIATSEHNPFVIFKTWSPDHSEH from the exons ATGGGAGATGAGATTGTTGTAGGAGACCACCAACCATTGCATTCAAAGGAGGGGAGAAGTACCATAAGCTTGATATTTTTCAAGTTCATCAGTGCCATCTTCTTGGCAGCTGCAATTTGCTACCTCTTCGTCAGCAACTTTGATGCATGGACAGTGGATGCTGAAAAAT TCTCCATGTCACCGGGGAAGCAAGATGCATTAAACATAGGGCCTTTGAACAAGGAATCAACTGTTAAAAAGCTGCAGTTGAAGAAAG AAACATGTGATCTTTGGACTGGAGAATGGATACCAAACTCTGAGGGACCAGGGTACACACATGAAACCTGCAATCAAATACCACCATATGTAAATTGTGTGAACAATGGGAGGCCTGATACAGGTTACCTTCACTGGGGATGGAAACCAAATGCCTGCGACTTACCTCCCATTGATCCACTAAAATTTCTGAATGCAATGCGCAATAAATCATTTGCATTCATTGGTAGCTCGATTTGCCACAACCAAGTGTTTTCCTTGATCTGCCAACTATCTGAG GAAGAAATGGCTCATGATATCTATCATGACTCAACATACAACACTAGGACATGGTACTATCCTTCTCACAACCTCACATTATATGTGATATGGGCTCCGTATTTGATTCATTATGAGACTATTGATAACCATGGAGATGCATCACAAATTAACTTACACCTTCACCTTGACATCCTGGATACAAAGTGGACCAGTGAGTATGGCAAATATGACTATGTGGTCATCTCCATAGGCCCACATTTCTACAAATCAAGCATCATATATGAGAACAACCAAGTCATTGGTTGCCATTATTGTCCTCACCTGAACCTAAAAAAGTTTACAATTAACGAGCTTTACAGCAAGGCACTCCAGTTCAGTCTCAAGTTCATTGCCACGTCTGAGCACAATCCCTTTGTAATCTTTAAGACATGGTCACCAGATCACTCTGAGCATTGA